A single genomic interval of Leptospira dzoumogneensis harbors:
- a CDS encoding penicillin-binding protein — protein MDYNLLNRKRFTILFVLLCVFFSGLLVRVGYLVFFNDREIAFKNGERILRGAIYDRRGIELALSIDSSTIGIYPGNVYDPNFTAVQISPHLDIPPEKIESLIREKSRYFLLKREIDDTTASRIMEMALPGVRREREFKRVYPHGSLAASLVGFTGMDDDKALSGLEYYYNQELMTPTEADSARGANVHLTLDGLIQFKLEKALGKRFEEAGAKRAVGLLMEIHTGRILAMASFPSFDPNRYSSFEEYSHTNWAIRHVYEPGSTMKIFLASILLNENLIHPNEKFDCPGYVDYGKTRIKCTHVHGKVNLEEILQYSCNAGIIKAAAKIPNDVLYEYMKRLRFGDRAGLLPNESVGYMPILNKWTPTTPMFMAIGQGISVTPIQLVASAASIVNGGRFITPRVVSHITDSYGEVLQEFQSEETPVGIKEYSTERLLKAMTRVVQAGTGKNAYIQEYSIAGKTGTGQKAVSGRGYQDGLWSASFLGFFPADKPKVVGLILFDEPRGDSHTGGGLAAPVFREVVENIIPIIEQGERTVNVNLPKLERKPLTGKSERIPDLVGRSKREVVELLAPLGVPYKLHGSGFCYEQDPSPGSSYEGKRINVFFQ, from the coding sequence ATGGATTATAACCTTCTCAATCGAAAAAGATTCACCATCTTATTCGTTCTATTATGCGTATTCTTCTCCGGGCTTTTGGTCCGAGTAGGATATCTAGTCTTCTTTAACGATAGAGAGATCGCATTCAAGAATGGAGAAAGGATCTTAAGGGGAGCCATCTATGATAGAAGAGGAATTGAATTGGCATTGTCCATCGATTCTTCTACGATCGGGATCTATCCGGGAAACGTTTATGATCCGAATTTTACCGCAGTACAAATTTCTCCTCATCTGGACATTCCTCCTGAAAAGATAGAATCATTGATCCGGGAAAAAAGCAGATACTTCCTTTTGAAGAGGGAGATAGATGATACAACTGCAAGTCGTATCATGGAGATGGCACTTCCAGGAGTGAGAAGGGAAAGAGAATTTAAAAGAGTTTATCCTCATGGAAGTCTGGCGGCAAGTCTTGTGGGCTTTACCGGAATGGATGATGATAAGGCTCTTTCCGGTTTAGAATATTATTATAATCAAGAATTAATGACACCTACGGAAGCGGATTCCGCGAGAGGTGCAAATGTACATTTGACTCTGGACGGGCTCATTCAATTCAAATTAGAAAAAGCTTTAGGAAAAAGATTCGAAGAAGCGGGAGCTAAAAGAGCGGTAGGACTCCTGATGGAGATCCATACGGGAAGAATATTGGCAATGGCCAGTTTTCCTTCCTTTGATCCGAATCGTTATTCTTCTTTTGAGGAATATTCCCATACAAACTGGGCGATCCGGCATGTGTACGAGCCCGGTTCCACTATGAAAATATTCCTAGCTAGTATACTTCTTAATGAAAACTTAATACATCCTAATGAAAAATTCGATTGTCCTGGATATGTGGATTATGGAAAGACCAGGATCAAATGTACACATGTTCATGGAAAAGTGAATTTGGAAGAGATACTTCAATATTCCTGTAATGCAGGGATCATCAAGGCGGCAGCGAAGATCCCGAACGATGTACTTTACGAATATATGAAACGACTTCGATTCGGAGATAGAGCCGGACTTTTGCCGAACGAATCCGTGGGCTATATGCCGATATTGAACAAATGGACTCCGACCACTCCAATGTTCATGGCAATCGGCCAAGGGATTTCTGTAACTCCGATACAATTAGTTGCGTCCGCTGCTTCCATCGTAAACGGAGGAAGATTCATCACTCCTAGAGTAGTCTCTCATATTACGGATTCCTATGGAGAAGTCCTGCAAGAATTCCAATCCGAAGAAACCCCGGTTGGTATCAAAGAATATTCCACCGAAAGATTGCTGAAAGCGATGACTAGAGTTGTCCAAGCAGGAACAGGAAAGAACGCATACATACAAGAATATTCCATAGCAGGAAAAACAGGAACAGGACAAAAGGCAGTTTCCGGCCGAGGTTACCAAGACGGATTATGGTCTGCTTCCTTCTTAGGATTTTTTCCTGCGGATAAACCTAAGGTGGTTGGTTTGATCCTATTCGATGAGCCTAGAGGAGACAGCCATACTGGAGGAGGACTCGCCGCTCCCGTATTCAGAGAAGTGGTGGAGAATATCATACCCATCATAGAACAGGGAGAAAGAACGGTGAACGTGAATCTTCCTAAATTAGAAAGAAAACCGCTTACGGGAAAATCGGAACGTATACCTGATCTGGTCGGAAGAAGTAAAAGAGAAGTAGTAGAACTATTGGCTCCTTTGGGAGTTCCTTATAAACTTCATGGAAGCGGTTTCTGTTATGAACAAGATCCTTCTCCCGGTTCTTCTTATGAAGGAAAAAGGATAAACGTATTCTTCCAATGA
- the thrC gene encoding threonine synthase yields MSLTFTKLKAEFRCINDSCGATYDLNDIVYECRKCGSLLQVSHDMGALKEKSGKEWKDLFDSRLGSVKFPNSSGIWNKREWVLPHVEDSEIISSGEGLSHLFNSERLTKHFGLGGLWIKQCGISHTGSFKDLGMTVLLSQVKHMLNKGVKIRAVACASSGDTSAALASYAAKAGIPAIIFLPAGKVSQAQLIQPVSNGAKVIALETDFDGCMKIVKEVTKEAGIYLANSMNSLRIEGQKTIAPEIVQQLEWKVPDWIIIPGGNLGNVSALGAGFEMAKELGLIDKLPRIVLAQAENANPLYLSYLKNFEEFSPVDAKPTLASAIQIGNPVSVQKAIRTLKKFNGVVEQASEAELSEASAKTDLFGLYNDPHTGVALAALYKLMGKGTIAKGDQVVVISTAHGLKFTEFKLKFHEGKIQGTDQKLVNVIRSCKPEVGAVMDEISGFLQLKG; encoded by the coding sequence ATGAGCCTTACCTTCACCAAGTTGAAAGCGGAGTTCCGCTGCATCAACGATTCTTGCGGAGCAACTTACGATCTGAATGATATCGTATACGAATGTCGTAAATGTGGAAGCCTTCTACAGGTTTCTCATGATATGGGAGCTCTCAAAGAAAAATCAGGTAAGGAATGGAAGGACCTATTCGATTCCAGATTGGGCTCGGTAAAATTTCCGAACAGCTCGGGGATCTGGAATAAAAGAGAATGGGTTCTTCCTCATGTAGAAGACTCAGAGATTATAAGCTCAGGCGAAGGTCTTTCTCATCTATTCAACTCGGAAAGACTTACAAAACATTTCGGCTTAGGCGGCCTTTGGATCAAACAATGTGGGATCTCCCACACGGGTTCTTTTAAGGATCTGGGCATGACTGTTCTTCTCTCTCAAGTAAAACATATGTTGAATAAGGGAGTTAAGATCAGAGCGGTAGCATGTGCAAGTTCCGGAGATACTTCTGCGGCACTCGCTTCTTACGCCGCTAAGGCTGGAATACCTGCGATCATTTTTCTTCCCGCAGGAAAAGTTTCCCAAGCCCAATTGATCCAACCGGTTTCCAACGGTGCAAAAGTGATCGCACTCGAAACGGACTTTGACGGTTGTATGAAGATCGTGAAAGAAGTTACCAAAGAAGCCGGTATCTATCTTGCGAACTCAATGAATAGTCTTCGTATCGAAGGCCAAAAAACGATCGCACCCGAGATCGTTCAACAATTGGAATGGAAAGTTCCGGACTGGATCATTATTCCGGGAGGAAATTTAGGAAACGTTTCCGCACTCGGAGCAGGTTTCGAGATGGCTAAAGAATTAGGACTGATCGATAAACTTCCTAGGATCGTTTTAGCCCAAGCGGAGAATGCAAATCCACTCTATCTTTCTTATCTTAAAAATTTCGAAGAGTTCAGTCCTGTAGATGCGAAGCCTACTCTTGCTTCTGCAATACAGATCGGAAATCCCGTATCAGTCCAAAAGGCAATTCGTACATTAAAAAAATTCAATGGGGTTGTGGAGCAGGCAAGTGAAGCTGAACTTTCAGAAGCTTCCGCCAAAACGGATCTATTCGGATTGTACAATGATCCCCATACCGGGGTGGCGCTTGCCGCTTTATACAAACTCATGGGTAAGGGAACTATTGCAAAAGGTGATCAGGTGGTCGTAATCTCCACTGCTCACGGTTTAAAATTCACGGAATTTAAACTCAAATTCCATGAAGGAAAAATCCAGGGTACGGATCAGAAATTGGTTAACGTTATTCGATCCTGTAAACCTGAAGTGGGAGCCGTCATGGACGAAATCAGCGGTTTTCTACAATTGAAAGGTTAA
- a CDS encoding LIC10486 family protein, which produces MEQNPQTSKLQEQANQMNLALESVHTEEQAIELIQGKIKDAYLLKLRIDVENKAGVVLGLLSRYKNEFLELYSLFSNSSVIRKIRTFEDFGQISHDIAEAARQEAPDPGLSDQVGRILHTKLTKQILEQYYPMWDRNDTAALVNMLENQIKTSMKINMIRVQADVEYVSSLKCRGKSFFAGIIQSIPKPPEEPAEGAAPVENLDPEKAAVMRQIETIRKGFGRVVLAKTILSPVNGVDFDDLNEGDKILLQLPSVSPEEKALAKTLGAMDKDGNVKPVVGSFVAIASGKNEYHIFAKGPAGVLLQAFEERPVRLARPKTAANAPRPAGMGAKQSEGSNTLNYAILVGVVLLVGLLAFILLK; this is translated from the coding sequence ATGGAACAGAATCCTCAGACAAGTAAACTCCAAGAACAGGCAAACCAAATGAACCTTGCCTTGGAATCCGTTCATACCGAAGAACAAGCAATCGAACTTATCCAAGGAAAAATCAAAGACGCCTATCTTTTAAAATTAAGGATCGATGTTGAGAACAAAGCAGGGGTAGTTTTAGGATTATTATCCAGATATAAAAACGAATTTTTAGAATTATATTCCTTATTCTCCAACTCTTCCGTGATCCGGAAGATCAGAACCTTCGAAGATTTCGGTCAGATCTCTCACGATATTGCAGAAGCAGCAAGACAAGAAGCTCCTGATCCAGGTCTTTCCGATCAAGTAGGAAGAATTCTTCATACTAAATTAACAAAACAAATATTAGAACAATATTATCCAATGTGGGATCGTAATGATACAGCAGCTCTAGTCAATATGCTGGAGAACCAGATCAAAACTAGTATGAAGATCAATATGATCCGTGTCCAAGCTGACGTGGAATACGTATCTAGTTTGAAATGTAGAGGCAAAAGTTTTTTTGCAGGTATTATCCAATCTATTCCTAAACCACCGGAAGAACCTGCAGAAGGTGCTGCTCCGGTAGAAAATTTAGATCCGGAAAAAGCTGCAGTTATGCGCCAGATCGAAACTATCCGAAAAGGTTTCGGAAGAGTGGTCCTAGCTAAAACAATCTTATCCCCGGTAAACGGAGTAGACTTCGATGATCTGAACGAAGGAGACAAGATCCTGCTGCAACTTCCTTCCGTTTCTCCCGAAGAAAAAGCTTTAGCTAAAACTTTAGGAGCAATGGACAAAGACGGGAACGTAAAACCCGTGGTCGGTTCTTTCGTAGCGATCGCTTCCGGTAAAAATGAATATCATATTTTTGCAAAAGGTCCCGCAGGAGTCCTGTTACAAGCATTCGAAGAAAGACCAGTTCGTCTAGCCAGACCTAAAACTGCTGCGAATGCTCCTCGTCCTGCAGGTATGGGTGCAAAACAATCCGAAGGAAGTAATACTTTAAATTACGCGATCCTGGTCGGAGTAGTTCTGCTAGTCGGATTACTAGCGTTTATTCTTTTGAAATAA
- a CDS encoding LIMLP_15305 family protein, whose protein sequence is MTSNSPVSQYISRFKAEKGKILSFLSAFPFYGEVLKNHQYYEADRISRNELSKKLDSLKEPIRRIEENFVRERRMDLIGSTEVLYSILERLKNEIIGASYGLNGLGTGFKATESELEALAEWDYSLIHHTEELSTKVKSTNFPADVSVDTIRNWVSNFRSELDEFDSALKSRKDVFLKR, encoded by the coding sequence ATGACTTCGAACAGCCCGGTCTCACAATATATTTCCAGATTCAAAGCGGAGAAGGGAAAGATCTTATCCTTTCTTTCAGCGTTTCCTTTTTATGGAGAAGTCTTAAAGAACCATCAATATTACGAAGCGGACAGGATCTCTCGAAATGAATTGTCCAAAAAATTGGATTCTCTCAAAGAACCTATTCGCAGGATCGAAGAAAATTTCGTCCGAGAGAGAAGAATGGACCTAATCGGTTCTACTGAGGTCTTATATTCCATCTTAGAAAGGCTCAAAAACGAAATAATTGGAGCAAGTTACGGTCTGAACGGATTGGGTACCGGATTTAAAGCAACCGAATCGGAGCTGGAAGCTTTGGCGGAATGGGATTATTCTTTGATCCATCATACTGAAGAATTATCCACAAAAGTAAAATCTACTAACTTCCCCGCTGATGTTTCAGTAGACACCATAAGGAATTGGGTTAGTAATTTTAGATCCGAATTAGATGAGTTCGATTCTGCCTTAAAGAGCCGAAAGGATGTCTTCTTAAAACGATAG
- the leuS gene encoding leucine--tRNA ligase yields MDYPFRKIESKWQDYWEKNSSFRTDLRSSKPKFYCLDMFPYPSGAGLHVGHPEGYTATDIISRYKRMKGFEVLHPMGWDAFGLPAERYAMQTGIHPAITTKQNVDNFRRQIKLIGLSYDWDREISTTDPKYYKFTQWIFLKLYDSWYDFQASKAKPIAELVQKFESKGSEGFEDLETFSAKDWKEFSNAKKEIVLSGFRLVYQAEIPVNWCPGLGTVLANEEVEEWVGKGYEVVRKPMRQYMMRITAYAERLLEDLSLVSWPGSTLEMQKNWIGKSEGLELIFPFDPSSPQNGIKVYTTRPDTVFGVSYMVLAPEHPLVDSITTKEQWEKIQEYKKVSALKSDLDRTELSKEKSGVFTGAYVLNPADPSKKIPVWIGDYVLYGYGTGAIMAVPAHDQRDYEFAKAFGLDILPVIEGDLSQGAFDSKESICINSSSSEISINGLKYKEAFSKTADWAEKKGIGRRKTQFKLRDWLFARQRYWGEPIPLVHYPSGVTKAIPESELPLELPNLSEFKPSGTGESPLALAGDWLKYKDPETGEIGTRETNTMPQWAGSCWYYLRYIDPENPDKFVDANLEKAWMPVDLYVGGAEHAVLHLLYSRFWHKVLFDLGYVTTPEPFKKLVHQGLILGEDKRKMSKSLGNVINPDEVVTNFGADSLRLFEMFMGPFEMVKPWSTRGVEGVFRFLNRVWRLYHSGAEESFRLEDIEPNEDELKILHRTIKKLDDDINNFSFNTAISQLMIFVNELTPSQRRPRKILEPFLLLIAPFAPHLAEELWSLAGKSDSLTYQGFPSYEEKYLTDDEILIVVQVNGKLRAEFKAAKEIAGDEAIKIAKSLDKVQVFLDGKQIRKEIYVPGKLVNLVVG; encoded by the coding sequence ATGGACTATCCGTTTCGGAAAATTGAATCAAAATGGCAAGATTATTGGGAAAAGAATTCTTCCTTTCGAACGGATCTACGCTCTTCTAAACCGAAGTTCTATTGTTTAGATATGTTTCCCTATCCTTCCGGTGCGGGATTGCACGTTGGTCACCCGGAAGGTTATACAGCCACGGATATTATTTCTCGTTACAAGAGAATGAAGGGTTTTGAAGTTTTACATCCTATGGGTTGGGATGCGTTCGGTCTTCCTGCGGAAAGATACGCAATGCAGACCGGGATCCATCCTGCAATCACTACTAAGCAGAATGTGGACAATTTCAGAAGGCAGATCAAATTGATCGGTCTTTCCTATGACTGGGACAGGGAAATCTCCACCACAGACCCGAAATATTACAAATTTACCCAATGGATCTTCCTGAAATTATACGATTCTTGGTATGATTTCCAGGCTTCTAAAGCTAAACCAATCGCCGAATTGGTGCAAAAATTCGAATCCAAAGGTTCGGAAGGATTTGAGGACCTCGAAACCTTCTCCGCTAAAGATTGGAAAGAATTTTCAAACGCAAAGAAAGAAATCGTTCTTTCCGGATTTCGTTTAGTTTATCAGGCGGAAATTCCAGTAAACTGGTGCCCAGGTCTTGGAACAGTTTTGGCAAACGAAGAAGTAGAAGAATGGGTTGGTAAAGGTTACGAAGTAGTTCGTAAACCTATGAGACAGTACATGATGCGTATCACTGCATACGCAGAAAGATTATTAGAAGATCTTTCTTTAGTCTCTTGGCCCGGTTCTACTCTTGAAATGCAGAAAAACTGGATCGGAAAGAGTGAAGGTTTGGAGCTTATATTTCCTTTTGATCCTTCTTCTCCTCAAAACGGGATCAAGGTGTATACTACTCGTCCTGATACCGTATTTGGAGTAAGTTATATGGTGCTTGCTCCGGAACATCCTTTGGTGGATTCGATTACTACCAAAGAACAATGGGAGAAGATACAGGAATACAAAAAGGTTTCCGCTTTAAAGAGTGATCTGGATAGAACGGAACTTTCTAAAGAGAAGTCAGGTGTGTTCACTGGTGCTTATGTTCTAAATCCTGCGGATCCTTCTAAAAAGATCCCGGTGTGGATCGGTGATTATGTTTTATATGGCTATGGAACCGGTGCTATTATGGCGGTTCCTGCTCACGACCAAAGAGACTATGAGTTTGCAAAAGCTTTCGGGTTGGATATCCTACCTGTAATCGAAGGAGATCTCTCTCAAGGTGCCTTTGATTCTAAAGAATCGATTTGTATCAATTCTTCTTCTTCCGAAATTTCTATCAATGGTCTGAAATATAAGGAAGCTTTTTCTAAAACTGCTGATTGGGCAGAGAAGAAGGGAATCGGAAGAAGAAAGACACAATTCAAACTAAGAGATTGGTTATTCGCTCGCCAAAGATATTGGGGAGAACCTATTCCTTTAGTCCATTATCCTTCCGGAGTTACAAAAGCAATTCCTGAGTCGGAACTTCCATTAGAACTTCCTAATTTATCTGAATTTAAACCTTCTGGAACGGGAGAATCTCCTCTTGCTTTAGCAGGAGATTGGTTGAAGTATAAAGATCCTGAAACTGGTGAGATCGGGACCAGAGAAACAAATACTATGCCTCAATGGGCAGGTTCTTGTTGGTATTATCTGCGTTATATTGATCCTGAAAATCCGGACAAGTTTGTAGATGCAAATCTTGAGAAGGCATGGATGCCAGTGGATCTTTATGTGGGTGGAGCGGAGCATGCTGTTCTTCACTTACTCTATTCTCGTTTTTGGCATAAAGTATTATTCGATCTAGGTTATGTAACCACTCCCGAACCTTTCAAAAAATTGGTTCACCAAGGTCTGATCTTAGGCGAGGACAAAAGAAAAATGTCCAAATCCTTAGGGAACGTGATCAATCCGGACGAAGTTGTTACGAATTTCGGAGCGGATAGTTTACGTCTTTTTGAAATGTTCATGGGACCGTTCGAAATGGTAAAACCTTGGAGCACCAGAGGTGTAGAAGGTGTATTCCGTTTCTTAAATCGTGTTTGGAGATTATATCATTCGGGTGCAGAAGAATCTTTCCGTTTGGAAGATATCGAACCGAACGAAGACGAATTAAAGATACTTCATAGAACTATCAAAAAACTGGATGATGATATTAATAATTTCTCATTCAATACTGCTATCTCTCAGTTGATGATCTTTGTGAACGAGTTAACTCCAAGCCAACGTAGACCTCGTAAGATCCTAGAGCCGTTCTTACTTTTGATCGCTCCATTTGCTCCTCACTTGGCGGAAGAACTTTGGTCCTTAGCGGGAAAATCAGATTCTTTAACCTACCAAGGTTTTCCAAGTTATGAGGAGAAGTATCTGACGGACGATGAGATATTGATCGTAGTCCAGGTAAACGGAAAGTTAAGAGCAGAATTCAAAGCAGCGAAAGAGATTGCAGGGGATGAAGCAATTAAGATCGCAAAATCCTTAGATAAGGTACAAGTCTTCTTGGATGGAAAACAGATTAGAAAAGAGATCTATGTTCCAGGAAAACTGGTGAACTTAGTAGTCGGGTGA
- the lepB gene encoding signal peptidase I, whose product MKFDSEIIRSIRHSVFSWIKLSFPILFAIFFILYFRIFVIQFYLISGTSMMPSYKENDWVLVKKWGFPAQIGPWVLYILEPDVNRFDVLVLDGIGAELSLKRVVGLPGDFFRFSEGRILINDSSLEEPFLNSGYKTQAPSASILPVIGVSGNIGIGDSGRIPPGYVLVLGDNREFSTDSRNYGLIPFKKLRGKVISSF is encoded by the coding sequence ATGAAATTCGATTCAGAAATAATCCGTTCGATCAGGCATTCCGTATTTAGCTGGATCAAACTTTCTTTTCCGATCTTATTTGCAATATTCTTCATATTATATTTTAGGATTTTTGTGATCCAATTCTACCTGATCAGCGGCACAAGTATGATGCCTAGTTATAAAGAAAACGATTGGGTCTTGGTCAAAAAATGGGGCTTTCCTGCTCAGATTGGTCCTTGGGTTCTATATATTTTAGAGCCTGATGTGAATAGATTCGATGTATTGGTTTTGGATGGGATCGGGGCAGAACTAAGTTTAAAAAGAGTAGTAGGACTTCCCGGAGATTTTTTCAGATTTTCAGAAGGTAGGATTTTGATAAACGATTCTTCCTTAGAGGAACCTTTCTTGAATTCAGGCTACAAGACACAGGCGCCATCCGCATCCATTCTACCTGTGATCGGAGTCTCCGGAAATATAGGCATCGGAGATTCAGGAAGGATCCCACCGGGTTATGTTTTGGTCTTGGGAGATAACCGAGAATTTTCCACGGATTCCAGAAATTACGGCCTAATTCCTTTCAAAAAGTTGAGAGGGAAGGTAATCTCCAGCTTTTAA
- a CDS encoding SPFH domain-containing protein: MALIDVIKYEGKPGEIVWKFPRNDISTFGQLVVNESQEAIFFKEGKALDIFGPGTHTLKTGNVPILENLVNLPFGGQTPFTAEVVYINKALIQLKWGTPAPIQVEDPKYTITLGVRANGAYNIKIVDSKAFAVGVVGARGAYSQDEVDNFLRPMIVTRLSDFLAEVVLKSGEPITRLNQHLEEASSAGKTKIQPDFSKYGIEVLDFFVQSINFDQNDPNFQKIQKILTDKFEIDALGGMYQQKRMLDIGEAAAKNEGGNAGQGMSAGMGLGMGMNMGNMMAGMMGQNNAGGNSNQNDATARLTKLKSMLDQGLISQEEFDAKKKDILNSI; encoded by the coding sequence ATGGCATTAATAGACGTAATAAAATACGAGGGTAAACCGGGAGAGATCGTATGGAAATTTCCCCGTAACGATATCAGTACCTTCGGACAATTGGTAGTGAACGAAAGCCAAGAGGCTATCTTCTTCAAGGAAGGTAAGGCTCTGGATATTTTCGGACCGGGAACTCATACTTTAAAAACAGGGAACGTTCCTATCTTAGAAAACCTAGTGAACCTTCCTTTCGGAGGCCAGACTCCTTTTACTGCGGAAGTAGTTTATATCAATAAGGCTCTTATCCAATTAAAATGGGGAACTCCTGCACCCATCCAAGTAGAAGACCCTAAATACACGATCACTCTAGGAGTGAGAGCAAACGGCGCTTATAATATCAAGATCGTAGACTCCAAAGCATTTGCGGTAGGAGTAGTAGGCGCAAGAGGGGCTTATTCACAAGACGAGGTGGATAATTTTTTAAGACCAATGATCGTGACTCGACTGAGCGATTTTTTGGCGGAAGTTGTTCTGAAATCAGGAGAGCCGATCACTCGATTGAACCAACATCTGGAAGAAGCTTCTTCCGCCGGAAAAACAAAGATCCAACCTGACTTCTCCAAGTATGGGATAGAAGTTTTAGATTTTTTTGTTCAATCCATCAACTTCGATCAAAACGATCCGAACTTCCAAAAGATCCAGAAAATCCTCACAGACAAATTCGAGATCGATGCTCTTGGCGGAATGTACCAACAAAAAAGAATGTTGGATATTGGAGAAGCTGCCGCCAAGAACGAAGGTGGAAATGCAGGGCAAGGAATGTCTGCAGGCATGGGACTCGGAATGGGAATGAATATGGGCAATATGATGGCCGGTATGATGGGACAGAACAATGCCGGGGGAAATTCCAACCAGAACGATGCTACCGCGAGACTTACGAAACTCAAGAGCATGCTGGACCAGGGCCTGATTTCTCAGGAAGAATTTGATGCCAAAAAAAAGGACATTCTAAATTCTATCTAA
- a CDS encoding acyltransferase family protein, with protein MKSYILSIFASKKGEIESLNGIRAIGILMVMTNHLWVFSRKAMGEMPFWLSWFAENQTTIVDVFFVLGGFLNYGGILQSYKKENSFPYRKFIINRSLRILPAYYVALAFSYYYFYKQSENLKHIQNPSPDLLWLITKGQKALDYVWADGIFLSNFFPRVLDVGWYISLEQQIYFLTVVLGPFFLFSKTRKVRVIILSIIYIIPFLSRCYLYSKGAMNAEALFWTENRFDSMIAGMLLAEYVDYKPIGESLGKLKYSIIGITSIVFILISYSFDWEHFIRLTLANNFFNIALALIIYLAIQKEGIFKTTLGLPIFRPLSRITFTVYLWNIPLMGVATGWALRGETIITLSVLPKLYLICFGFAILASWPIFLLIEQPFIWWKEKPKVLENKNEARTA; from the coding sequence ATGAAATCCTATATACTGTCTATCTTTGCTTCTAAAAAGGGGGAAATAGAATCATTAAACGGGATCAGAGCGATCGGGATCTTGATGGTAATGACCAACCATCTTTGGGTTTTCTCACGAAAAGCAATGGGAGAAATGCCTTTCTGGTTATCTTGGTTTGCGGAGAATCAAACCACCATCGTGGATGTATTTTTCGTACTGGGAGGCTTTCTGAATTACGGAGGAATACTCCAATCTTATAAAAAAGAAAATAGTTTTCCTTATCGAAAGTTCATTATTAACCGTTCTTTGCGGATACTTCCCGCTTATTACGTAGCATTAGCTTTTTCTTATTATTATTTTTATAAACAATCGGAAAATCTGAAACATATACAAAATCCTAGTCCGGATCTGCTTTGGCTGATAACAAAAGGGCAGAAGGCGCTGGACTATGTTTGGGCGGACGGTATCTTCTTATCCAACTTTTTTCCTAGAGTTTTAGATGTGGGTTGGTATATTTCTTTGGAGCAGCAGATCTACTTTTTAACGGTAGTCTTGGGTCCCTTCTTCTTATTTTCCAAAACTAGAAAAGTCAGAGTTATCATATTATCTATCATATATATTATTCCTTTCTTATCTAGATGTTATCTATATTCAAAGGGTGCCATGAATGCCGAGGCACTTTTTTGGACTGAGAACAGATTCGATTCTATGATTGCCGGAATGCTTTTGGCGGAGTATGTGGACTATAAACCGATAGGAGAAAGTTTAGGAAAACTTAAATATTCCATTATCGGGATCACTTCGATCGTATTCATATTGATCTCCTATTCTTTCGATTGGGAACATTTCATTCGATTGACTCTCGCTAATAATTTTTTCAATATCGCCTTGGCTTTAATTATCTATTTGGCAATCCAGAAAGAAGGTATATTCAAAACTACATTAGGATTACCGATCTTCCGTCCGCTGTCTAGGATTACATTTACGGTGTATCTTTGGAATATACCTTTGATGGGGGTCGCTACCGGATGGGCACTCAGAGGGGAAACAATAATTACTTTGAGTGTGCTGCCTAAACTTTATCTCATCTGTTTTGGTTTTGCGATCTTAGCTTCTTGGCCGATCTTTTTACTGATAGAACAGCCTTTTATCTGGTGGAAAGAAAAACCGAAAGTTTTAGAAAATAAGAACGAGGCTAGGACTGCATAG